The following proteins come from a genomic window of Yinghuangia sp. ASG 101:
- a CDS encoding SigE family RNA polymerase sigma factor, with the protein MTPEQEGAFTEFATSCYGALRRTAYLLCGDWHGAEDLVQITLGKVYAKWHRIRDPAAGPAYARRVLVRTYVDQTRKRGHGEIPMGEVPDSAALGVDSDRRLALLAALGEVTPAYRAVLVLRFWEDQSVEQTADLLGKSSAAVRSATTRGLAQLRGILGPTLVDFAHA; encoded by the coding sequence GTGACTCCCGAGCAGGAGGGGGCGTTCACTGAGTTCGCGACGTCCTGCTACGGCGCTCTGCGCAGGACGGCCTACCTGCTCTGCGGGGATTGGCACGGTGCCGAGGACCTCGTCCAGATCACCCTGGGGAAGGTGTACGCGAAATGGCACCGCATCCGTGACCCCGCCGCGGGGCCGGCCTACGCGAGACGGGTGCTCGTCCGCACCTATGTCGACCAGACCCGCAAGCGCGGCCACGGCGAGATTCCCATGGGCGAGGTCCCCGACAGCGCCGCTCTCGGCGTCGACTCCGATCGGCGCCTCGCCCTGCTGGCGGCGCTGGGGGAGGTCACCCCGGCCTACCGGGCGGTGCTGGTCCTGCGGTTCTGGGAGGACCAGAGCGTGGAGCAGACCGCCGACCTGCTCGGCAAAAGCTCCGCGGCCGTGCGTTCGGCGACGACGCGCGGCCTCGCACAACTGCGCGGAATCCTCGGCCCGACGCTCGTGGATTTCGCCCACGCGTGA
- a CDS encoding MMPL family transporter: MRAHHTRKRPATVRVARWSATNPWRAIGIWVALVVACLVVGGIAGTEKADTSDLGVGQSGRAGEIAREHGLVAPATENILITAKDDGTLDQEAARNAAARVADQARPLPDVAAVGEVMASEDGTAYLVPVDLAGDPDKAKDHIGDLEDARKAVQKEFPGLRIEQVGDGSGAKGIEDQIGKDLGQAELFSLPVTLVILMVAFGALIAAAVPVILALTAVVASMGLYGLASAVFPDPGSAANIIMMMGMAVGVDYSLFYVRREREERAKGHNRIDAIEIAAATSGHAVVVSAFAVAVSMAGMYVAGDAIFSGLATAGIIVVVVACAGSLTVLPALLAKLGDRVDRPRVPLLWRLTARQDREPRVWKALLRPALNHPRGTLAVSVIALAALALPTFGMKLQTTSFDDFPSEMSVIKTYDRMTAAFPDKHAASNIVVLAPEGKAAETRAALDQAVEQTRNHPLYVKDDTSPVKVAEDGRAFSVQVTSPYGSSSGKAVDALDALRDEILPNTVGQVPGAEFAVEGETAENFDYAHHVKEKLPLVIGFVLLLTFVMMAFTFRSIVIALSAIVINLLSALAAFGLLVVVFQHTWAEGILGFTSNGAVISWLPLFLFVVLFGLSMDYHVFVVSRIREAAERGLSTRDAVERGITSSAGVITSAAIVMVSVFAVFATLSMMDMKQMGVGLAAAVLIDAIVVRIVVLPSLMVLLGNRNWWPGKIPGGGRPPAPGAPPRPTGSPYEVPARSVG; the protein is encoded by the coding sequence ATGAGGGCGCATCACACAAGGAAGAGGCCGGCCACCGTACGCGTCGCGCGATGGAGCGCGACCAACCCGTGGCGGGCGATCGGGATCTGGGTCGCGCTGGTCGTCGCCTGCCTCGTCGTCGGCGGCATCGCCGGCACCGAGAAGGCCGATACGAGTGACCTCGGCGTCGGACAGTCCGGGCGGGCCGGCGAGATCGCCCGCGAACACGGCCTGGTCGCCCCCGCGACGGAGAACATCCTCATCACCGCCAAGGACGACGGCACGCTCGACCAGGAGGCCGCGCGGAACGCCGCCGCGCGCGTCGCCGACCAGGCCCGTCCGCTGCCGGACGTCGCCGCGGTGGGCGAGGTCATGGCGTCCGAAGACGGCACCGCCTACCTCGTCCCCGTCGACCTCGCGGGCGACCCCGACAAGGCCAAGGACCACATCGGCGACCTCGAGGACGCCCGCAAGGCCGTGCAGAAGGAGTTCCCCGGCCTGCGCATCGAGCAGGTCGGCGACGGCTCCGGCGCGAAGGGCATCGAGGACCAGATCGGCAAGGACCTCGGGCAGGCCGAGCTGTTCAGCCTCCCGGTCACCCTGGTCATCCTCATGGTCGCCTTCGGCGCCCTGATCGCCGCCGCGGTCCCCGTCATCCTCGCGCTCACCGCCGTCGTCGCGTCGATGGGGCTCTACGGCCTCGCGTCCGCGGTCTTCCCCGACCCCGGCAGCGCCGCGAACATCATCATGATGATGGGCATGGCGGTCGGCGTCGACTACTCGCTCTTCTACGTGCGCCGCGAACGCGAGGAACGCGCCAAGGGCCACAACCGCATCGACGCCATCGAGATCGCCGCCGCCACCTCCGGCCACGCCGTCGTCGTCTCCGCCTTCGCGGTCGCCGTCTCGATGGCCGGCATGTACGTCGCGGGCGACGCCATCTTCTCCGGCCTCGCCACCGCGGGCATCATCGTGGTCGTCGTCGCCTGCGCCGGCTCGCTGACCGTCCTGCCCGCCCTGCTCGCCAAGCTCGGCGACCGGGTCGACCGGCCGCGCGTGCCGCTGCTGTGGCGGCTGACCGCCCGCCAGGACCGCGAGCCGCGCGTCTGGAAGGCCTTGCTGCGCCCGGCCCTGAACCACCCGCGCGGCACACTCGCCGTCTCGGTGATCGCGCTCGCCGCGCTGGCGCTGCCGACGTTCGGCATGAAGCTGCAGACCACCTCGTTCGACGACTTCCCGAGCGAGATGTCGGTGATCAAAACGTACGACCGGATGACGGCGGCGTTCCCCGACAAGCACGCCGCGAGCAACATCGTCGTCCTCGCCCCCGAGGGCAAGGCCGCCGAGACCCGCGCCGCGCTCGACCAGGCCGTCGAGCAGACGCGCAACCACCCGCTCTACGTCAAGGACGACACGTCCCCGGTCAAGGTCGCCGAAGACGGCCGGGCGTTCTCCGTGCAGGTGACGTCGCCGTACGGCAGCTCCAGCGGCAAGGCGGTGGACGCCCTCGACGCGCTGCGCGACGAGATCCTGCCGAACACCGTCGGTCAGGTCCCCGGTGCGGAGTTCGCGGTGGAGGGCGAGACCGCCGAGAACTTCGACTACGCCCACCACGTCAAGGAGAAGCTGCCGCTCGTCATCGGATTCGTGCTGCTGCTGACCTTCGTGATGATGGCGTTCACGTTCCGGTCGATCGTGATCGCGTTGAGCGCCATCGTGATCAACCTGCTGTCCGCTCTGGCCGCGTTCGGTCTGCTGGTGGTCGTCTTCCAGCACACCTGGGCGGAGGGCATCCTCGGCTTCACGTCGAACGGCGCGGTCATCTCGTGGCTGCCCTTGTTCCTCTTCGTGGTGCTGTTCGGGCTGTCGATGGACTACCACGTCTTCGTCGTCAGCCGGATCCGCGAGGCCGCGGAACGCGGCCTGAGCACCCGGGACGCCGTCGAACGCGGCATCACCTCGTCGGCCGGCGTCATCACCAGCGCCGCCATCGTGATGGTCTCGGTCTTCGCGGTGTTCGCGACGCTCAGCATGATGGACATGAAGCAGATGGGCGTCGGCCTCGCCGCGGCGGTGCTCATCGACGCGATCGTGGTCCGCATCGTGGTGCTGCCGTCGCTGATGGTGCTCCTCGGCAACCGGAACTGGTGGCCCGGCAAGATCCCCGGCGGCGGACGCCCGCCGGCGCCGGGCGCGCCGCCGAGGCCGACGGGCTCGCCGTACGAGGTGCCCGCCCGGTCGGTCGGCTGA